A single genomic interval of Armigeres subalbatus isolate Guangzhou_Male chromosome 1, GZ_Asu_2, whole genome shotgun sequence harbors:
- the LOC134215199 gene encoding uncharacterized protein LOC134215199 yields MLDDEGEDGHVMIIDTYVIRSKRQLLQPTAIVPNTSYLKKIADRCIGERSGSKALRPNHDVPSFSTLNSLITKPENLEGQAENDAPRIVFSLQSIPSSALISKTSAAHASNITKATRDDKRKSANVSPYNAR; encoded by the exons ATGCTGGATGACGAAGGAGAGGATGGCCATGTAATGATTATAG ACACCTATGTCATCAGATCAAAGCGGCAGCTTCTCCAACCCACCGCTATCGTGCCAAATACTTCCTATTTAAAGAAAATCGCCGACCGCTGTATCGGAGAACGTAGCGGAAGCAAAGCACTCAGACCAAACCATGACGTCCCTTCGTTCAGCACACT aaattctttgatTACGAAG CCCGAAAACCTAGAAGGTCAAGCTGAAAATGATGCACCACGAATTGTTTTTAGTCTGCAATCGATTCCTAGCTCCGCACTGATATCAAAAACATCTGCCGCTCATGCCTCCAACATCACCAAGGCTACGCGAGATGACAAACGGAAATCTGCCAACGTATCGCCCTACAATGCACGCTGA